In the genome of Acidobacteriota bacterium, one region contains:
- a CDS encoding molybdenum cofactor biosynthesis protein MoaE, with product MGAPAFVVTTEPLELQPIIDLVARRLADAAASAGAVTSFLGTVRNENRGRRVDRLEYEAYEPLAVKSFERIAAEAYERWPDTHVAVHHRVGRLAVGEASVAIAAASPHRADAFAACRYAIERIKQITPIWKHEFFEGGDVWIEGATADPDDEEARGRALQAACA from the coding sequence ATGGGGGCGCCGGCCTTCGTGGTCACCACCGAGCCGCTGGAACTGCAACCGATCATCGACCTCGTCGCGCGTCGCCTGGCGGACGCGGCGGCGAGCGCCGGCGCCGTCACCTCGTTCCTGGGCACGGTGCGCAACGAGAATCGAGGCCGGCGCGTCGACCGGCTGGAGTACGAGGCGTACGAGCCGCTGGCGGTGAAGTCCTTCGAACGCATCGCGGCCGAGGCGTACGAACGCTGGCCGGACACCCACGTCGCCGTGCACCATCGCGTTGGGCGGCTGGCCGTCGGCGAGGCGAGCGTCGCCATCGCCGCCGCGTCGCCGCATCGGGCGGACGCGTTCGCAGCGTGCCGTTACGCCATCGAGCGCATCAAGCAGATCACGCCGATCTGGAAGCACGAGTTCTTCGAGGGCGGGGACGTCTGGATCGAGGGCGCCACCGCGGATCCCGACGACGAGGAGGCCCGCGGGCGGGCCCTGCAGGCGGCATGCGCGTAA
- the moaD gene encoding molybdopterin converting factor subunit 1: MRVTVRLFARLRDIAGASDLARELPGDATADTVWRLLADEHPELAAYRGAVSVAVNAEYARMDARIADGDEIAFLPPVSGG; the protein is encoded by the coding sequence ATGCGCGTAACGGTCCGACTCTTCGCCCGGCTGCGCGACATCGCCGGCGCCTCCGACCTGGCGCGCGAACTGCCCGGGGACGCCACGGCGGACACGGTCTGGAGACTGCTGGCGGACGAGCACCCCGAGCTCGCCGCCTACCGCGGCGCGGTGTCCGTCGCCGTCAACGCCGAGTACGCACGGATGGACGCCCGCATCGCCGACGGCGACGAAATCGCGTTTCTGCCGCCCGTTTCGGGAGGCTGA